TAAAGTGGAATGGGTACGGAAACCTCTACGTGAAGGTCAAGGTTGTAACACCAAGAAAGCTGAGCCCAAGGCAGAAGGAACTCCTCAGGGAATTTGCAAGTATCAGTGGGGATGAGATCCACGAGGATAAGGGATTCTTTGATAAGGTCAAGGATGCCATAATCCACTAGCTACCATCCCCCACCTCATCTAAGTTTAAGGATACAATAATCCGCCAAAGTTCTGTTTTACCATTTTTAAGCTTTTACTGATGATCACAGGGTGAAAATCAGACGATAGAATGCTCCTTTTTAGTACATTAAGGACTAAACTGCAGATATTCTAATTTTAAGGAAAATAGCAGCAGATTTCAGGGAATGATCAAATGAAAAAGAGTTATTTTTCTGATTCTCGGTATTCTTGCTGGTTTCGTTGTGGGTTACTGTGTGCGTGAGCTCCTTACAGAGGGTGTCTCTCTCCCATCCGGTGGGGATAATCATCCTCAACCCTTAACCGGTGCTGAAGCTGCGAAATATAGGTAAGAGTGCAGTACACTTGAACTTTCCACTTAAGGGGATGAGCCATATGCCCTCAACGGTAAAAGGTTCTGGGTTGAGGGAAAAGTTTATAAAAAGGGTGAATCATACGGTATCAGGCCACAGGGGACCCTTATTGCCCTCAAGACCAACACCACGCCAGATTAGATACTCCTAAGCTACGCCGGAATAACCTCAATAAAAGTGGAGACCAAATAAGGGCCTACGGCGAATACTTCTACCTGCAGAGGACACAACCATGCTCAAATAATGAACTTCCCATGATAAAGTTATCTACATTGAGAAAATAAGATTTAAAGGTCCTGAAAGATGTGAAATTCACCGAACTTCCTTCTAACAGTAGCTCCAGTAAATTCAACAGGTAACGCACTTGAAGGGTATCTTGCCGGGCTGAATATTGATAAAGGGCATGCCGGGAGTAACCCACCTTCTGTTTCGGCAGCATTCATCTAGGCGGACTACCTCTGCCTCCTACAGTAATCACAGGCAGTATTTGTCCTTGCATCCCGCGGAATGGCCGTTTCACCGATCCTCCTGGTGTCAGTCTGCTCCTTAATTGTGAAGCTTCATTATCATCCACCAGAAGACGTGTCGTTTCTGTTCCAGGGTCCAGCCTCTCAGCTGATGCCTCACGGCACCGCGGTTCTGTATGATGGGTGGAGTTTCCTCAGCCCAAAAATGGGCCGTCAGCTGCCCTCCGGCTTGCCCGATAGATGAACATGAAAATAAAAACTGATAGCGGGGCCTAGATTTGAACTAGGGATCTCGGGGTTATGAGCCCCGCGGGATCACCAGACTACCCCACCCCGCTAAACATTAGATTTGTTATTTTAATATATAAAGATTTTGGTGAGGTCTGGTTTACTTCTCAAACTTTAATAATAGGATTTTTTTGAGGCTGGTTATTCTTCCTCCTTCTCCTCAAGCTTCCTGAGCCTCCTGTCAAGGGACTCAAGCTTCTTGTTGGTGTAACCCCTGTACTCGTTGAAGCGGTGCTCCAGTTCTTCTATGTTCCTTGATACCAGTTCAAGTCTCTTCTCAAGGTCAGATATATCGTCCTTGGTGGCCAGTGACCAGTCCTCTATGAGTTCATCGCTCTTCTCGTTAAGGAATGCGTCTATCTTGTTTGAGATGACATCAGTGCTTATGGGAACCTCCCTTACCTTGCCCATGATCCTGTCACTGACATCTGAAACCTTCTCTCCAACACCTGCCATGTAACCTTCCCTCCCTTCACCTGGTTTTTCAAAGGCACCGTAAACTCTCGTCACCGGTGCAATGTTTCCTGATTCTATCAGGTAGTAGTATATTAGGACAATTATGGCCCCTGCAAGTATCAGGATTGCAAGAAGCTCCACCGGTCCCACATTAAAACCTCCAGTTCATTTTTTAAGTTTTGCATTGAGTTCTGCTTCCTTCTTCTCAATATCCTTCAGCATCCTCTCCAGTTTCCTGAGCTCTGTTCTTGCCTCAAGGAGTGCAAGTCTCTCACTTATCTCACTTTGAAGATAACCCACTTCATGCATTATCTCAGACGTGTTCTTCCGTATGGCAGCCAGTTTCTCCTGCTTGTCCTTTGGGAGAGGTATGGTTGTCTCCATCAGTCGCTTTGCCTGCAGGTCATTCTCAACAAGGGATATCTTTTTAAGTTCGATCTGCTTTTCAAGAAGCTGTATGTCATTCTGGGATTCTCTCACCCTCCTCCACTGTATAGCCACAACGATGACTGTCACAAATGCGAGGATGGATATTATAAGCCACAGAATGTTTTGAGGTATTGTTGCGGTGCTCGCCATATAGTTCCCCCTTGAAGTATTATCTGCTGGAAATGATATATAGCTACTTATTTAAATAAATATCAGAACTCAGTTAAGTGGTAACGATGATCGAATCATACTTGAAGGCAGGTAAAATTGTATCAGAGGTTCGAAAAGAAGCTTCAGAGATCATAAGGGATGGTTTGCCAGTAATAGAACTCGTGAATTACGTTGAGAATGGTATCAGAAGCAGGGGCGGTGAACCGGCATTCCCCTGCAATGTATCCATCAATGAGGTCACCGCACACTACACCTCCCCTCCGGGTGACGAAAGCACAATATCAGAGGGTGACCTTGTTAAGCTTGATCTCGGGGCCCATGTGGATGGTTTCATAGCCGACACAGCCATCACCGTCCCTGTGGGTGATGTGGATGATAGGTGCTACAGGATGATGGACGCTGCAAGGGAGGCCCTTGAGAATGCGATCTCCACCATAAGGGCTGGTGTTGAGGTTGGTGAGGTTGGTCGCGTTATCCAGGAGACGATAGAGTCCCATGGTATGAAGCCAGTGTCAAACCTTACAGGTCACAG
This DNA window, taken from Methanothermobacter sp., encodes the following:
- the map gene encoding type II methionyl aminopeptidase, yielding MIESYLKAGKIVSEVRKEASEIIRDGLPVIELVNYVENGIRSRGGEPAFPCNVSINEVTAHYTSPPGDESTISEGDLVKLDLGAHVDGFIADTAITVPVGDVDDRCYRMMDAAREALENAISTIRAGVEVGEVGRVIQETIESHGMKPVSNLTGHSMDRWILHSGLSIPNIRENNPHELEEGDVLAIEPFATDGVGLVTDMPHTYIFRFLRERPLRLVHARRVLGKIREEYHSLPFAQRWLEEYFEPKRLSASMRLLIQSRAIYPYHVLREKSGATVAQWEHTVIVEGDGCTVITE